Proteins encoded within one genomic window of Triticum aestivum cultivar Chinese Spring chromosome 2D, IWGSC CS RefSeq v2.1, whole genome shotgun sequence:
- the LOC123050837 gene encoding NAC domain-containing protein 30: MLAMDQHNHQEESCVPPGFRFHPTEEELVGYYLARKVAAQKIDLDIIQEVDLYRIEPWDLQERCGGGRGGRGARQVAAEDEQSSEWYFFSFKDRKYPSGTRTNRATAAGFWKATGRDKPVTSSSSRGVIGMRKTLVFYRGRAPNGRKTDWIIHEYRLQTSEHAPTQEEGWVVCRAFQKPTPNQRPSYIFPAYAAAPGLGGYYEARPWLHGQGGDLHYLQSATCAAGAGGLGFPGQGIQYSDDLLESKQSLFGNIPQLIESPPTTTAVAGGGDAGYDVVQQGQAAAGIDWNFLDSLLSTSQLHLQQ; the protein is encoded by the exons ATGCTAGCAATGGACCAGCACAACCATCAGGAGGAGTCGTGTGTCCCACCGGGGTTCAGGTTCCACCCCACTGAGGAGGAGCTGGTGGGGTACTACCTCGCCAGGAAGGTGGCTGCCCAAAAGATCGACCTCGACATCATCCAGGAGGTTGATCTCTACCGgatcgagccatgggacctccaaG agaggtgcggcggcggcaggggaggacgGGGAGCGCGTCAGGTGGCGGCGGAGGACGAGCAGTCGTCGGAGTGGTACTTCTTTAGCTTCAAGGATCGCAAGTACCCCAGCGGCACGCGCACCAACCGCGCCACGGCGGCCGGGTTCTGGAAGGCCACCGGCAGGGACAAGCCCGTGACATCGTCGAGCAGCCGAGGGGTCATCGGCATGAGGAAGACGCTGGTGTTCTACAGGGGCCGTGCACCCAACGGTAGGAAGACTGACTGGATCATCCACGAGTATCGCCTGCAGACCAGCGAGCACGCGCCCACCCAG GAGGAAGGCTGGGTGGTGTGCCGGGCGTTCCAGAAGCCAACCCCGAACCAGAGGCCGTCGTACATCTTCCCGGCATACGCCGCCGCTCCGGGCCTCGGGGGCTACTACGAGGCGCGGCCATGGCTGCACGGCCAAGGCGGCGACCTCCATTACCTGCAAAGCGCCACATGCGCTGCCGGAGCCGGCGGCCTCGGCTTCCCCGGCCAGGGCATCCAGTACTCTGACGACCTGCTGGAGTCCAAGCAGAGTCTCTTCGGCAACATCCCGCAGCTCATCGAGAGCCCGCCGACGACCACCGCCGTTGCCGGTGGCGGCGACGCGGGCTATGATGTCGTGCAGCAGGGACAGGCAGCGGCCGGCATCGATTGGAACTTCCTGGACAGCCTGCTATCCACGTCGCAGCTGCACCTACAGCAGTGA